The Tenacibaculum jejuense genome includes a window with the following:
- a CDS encoding MFS transporter produces the protein MKNYKKTVQIIFLILAAEITYALPFVLLRIFRPTFLEAFNITNKDIGICYTLYGITAVISYFFGGLITDKFKLKYLMSIALFLTSLGGFAWVCYPYLTTLYVLYIYWGFTTIMLFWSPLIKATRLWGGKESQILGFGLLEGGRGIVAALIGTIGVFILTTITSEENSSSLLLQSAMNKVYLITSALVMLVAFLILLLPNFGEHSKIKTTNSHKYNIIKALKYPIVWILMIIVLTSYIGFRIADIFTQYSSEVYGYNSRKSAELGTFISYIRPIICLLVIFFAKNSNPSKWLIIGFSIMSLGSFLFVFNIDIFNFSLLLPLVCSLIGVYTTRVLYFTVLEEAKIPITMTGTVVGIVSVIGFSPDIFLGPIEGYYLDEVGGVLAYQYLFIFFLASSLIGLFASILYNNSLNSKNKLLST, from the coding sequence TTGAAGAACTACAAAAAAACGGTACAAATTATTTTTCTGATTTTAGCAGCAGAAATTACATATGCATTACCTTTTGTATTACTTCGCATTTTTCGTCCTACATTTTTAGAAGCCTTTAATATTACCAATAAAGATATAGGAATTTGCTATACATTATATGGTATTACAGCTGTAATTTCATATTTTTTTGGCGGGCTAATCACAGATAAATTTAAGTTAAAATATTTAATGAGTATTGCATTATTTTTAACGAGTTTAGGTGGTTTTGCTTGGGTATGTTATCCTTATTTAACTACGCTTTACGTGTTATACATATATTGGGGATTTACAACTATTATGCTTTTTTGGTCTCCACTTATAAAAGCTACACGTTTATGGGGTGGAAAAGAAAGTCAAATATTAGGTTTTGGATTATTAGAAGGAGGACGAGGAATTGTAGCTGCTTTAATTGGCACCATTGGTGTTTTTATTCTTACTACAATAACTTCTGAAGAAAATTCATCTAGCTTACTTTTACAAAGCGCTATGAATAAAGTATATTTAATTACTTCTGCTCTCGTAATGCTTGTTGCTTTTTTAATTTTATTACTGCCTAATTTTGGAGAACATTCAAAAATTAAAACTACTAATAGCCATAAGTACAATATAATTAAAGCATTAAAATACCCTATAGTCTGGATTTTAATGATTATTGTATTAACCTCATACATAGGTTTTAGAATAGCAGATATTTTTACCCAATACTCTAGTGAAGTGTACGGTTATAATTCTAGAAAATCGGCTGAATTAGGTACATTTATTTCTTACATCAGACCTATAATTTGTTTACTAGTTATATTTTTTGCAAAGAACTCTAATCCTTCTAAGTGGCTGATTATAGGATTCTCAATAATGTCTTTAGGTAGTTTCTTATTTGTTTTTAATATCGATATTTTTAACTTTTCATTATTACTACCTTTAGTTTGTTCCTTAATTGGTGTTTACACAACCAGAGTTTTATACTTTACTGTACTTGAAGAAGCTAAAATTCCAATCACAATGACAGGTACAGTTGTAGGTATCGTATCTGTAATAGGATTTTCTCCTGATATTTTTCTTGGCCCAATAGAAGGGTATTATTTAGATGAAGTTGGTGGTGTATTAGCTTATCAATACTTGTTTATTTTCTTCTTAGCTAGTTCTTTAATTGGTTTGTTTGCTTCA
- a CDS encoding 3-oxoacyl-ACP synthase III family protein, with protein sequence MYSSKITGLGYYVPENVVTNDDLTQWMETSDEWIQERTGIKERRWIDPKTEDTTAVMGAKAARIAIERAGLTKDDIDFIIFATLSPDMYFPGGGVQIQDMLDMPTIGALDVRNQCSGFIYSLSVADQFIKTGMYKNILVIGAENHSGGLEKSTRGRGVTVIFGDGAGAAVLSRTEEKGKGILSSHLHSEGKHAKELALIGPSTNRWVPEIIEANDPEDASYFPHMNGQFVFKHAVVRFSEAIIEGLTANGLQKDDIDMLIPHQANLRIAQFIQKKFELSNDKVYNNIMRYGNTTAASIIIALTEAWEEGKIKEDDLVVLAAFGSGFTWGSVVIRW encoded by the coding sequence ATGTATAGTTCAAAAATTACGGGTTTAGGATATTATGTTCCTGAAAATGTTGTAACTAACGACGATTTAACCCAATGGATGGAGACAAGTGATGAGTGGATCCAGGAGCGAACAGGAATTAAAGAGCGTCGTTGGATAGACCCTAAAACTGAAGATACTACAGCTGTTATGGGAGCAAAAGCTGCTAGAATAGCTATCGAAAGAGCTGGGTTAACTAAAGATGATATCGATTTTATCATTTTTGCAACGTTAAGTCCAGATATGTATTTCCCTGGTGGTGGAGTACAAATTCAAGATATGTTAGACATGCCAACAATTGGTGCGTTAGATGTACGTAACCAATGTTCTGGATTTATTTATTCTTTATCTGTAGCAGATCAGTTTATTAAAACTGGAATGTATAAAAATATTCTTGTAATCGGTGCTGAAAATCACTCTGGAGGTTTAGAGAAATCGACAAGAGGTAGAGGAGTTACTGTAATTTTTGGAGATGGAGCAGGAGCAGCAGTTTTATCTAGAACAGAAGAGAAAGGAAAAGGGATTTTATCTTCTCATTTACATTCTGAAGGTAAACATGCAAAGGAATTAGCTTTAATTGGACCATCAACAAACCGTTGGGTTCCAGAAATTATAGAAGCAAATGATCCTGAAGATGCTTCTTATTTTCCTCATATGAATGGTCAGTTTGTATTTAAACATGCTGTTGTACGTTTTTCTGAAGCTATTATTGAAGGATTAACAGCGAATGGGTTACAGAAAGATGATATTGATATGTTAATTCCTCATCAAGCGAATTTAAGAATCGCTCAATTTATTCAAAAGAAGTTTGAGTTATCTAACGATAAAGTATACAATAACATTATGCGTTATGGTAATACTACAGCAGCTTCTATTATTATAGCTTTAACAGAAGCTTGGGAAGAAGGAAAAATTAAGGAAGATGATTTAGTTGTTTTAGCAGCCTTTGGTAGTGGATTTACTTGGGGATCGGTTGTGATTCGTTGGTAA
- a CDS encoding cyclase family protein yields MVEIVDLSQEIYEGMPVFKSLPQVKMQVHNTHEEWNDEINPTTQTPAVYKLELGEHTGTHVDAINHMAKEHIGKSIDTMPLSMFYTEGICLDLSHKGFKELITSDDLKKALEKENLSINKGDTVLIYTDHYRKAFNTENWGNGPGITAECTRWLGNYEISAFGVETMSPGVPKVSNKEVHYICGEIGFTHYENMINLHKLIGRGRFRFIALPLKIRGGTGSPVRAVAIFNE; encoded by the coding sequence ATGGTTGAAATAGTAGATCTCAGCCAAGAGATATATGAAGGAATGCCTGTATTTAAAAGTTTACCACAAGTTAAAATGCAGGTACATAATACACATGAAGAATGGAATGACGAAATTAACCCTACTACTCAAACTCCTGCTGTTTATAAATTAGAACTCGGTGAACATACTGGCACTCATGTTGACGCTATAAATCATATGGCAAAGGAACATATTGGAAAATCTATCGATACCATGCCACTTTCTATGTTTTATACAGAAGGAATATGTTTAGATCTTTCACACAAAGGGTTTAAAGAACTAATTACTTCTGATGATTTAAAAAAAGCTTTAGAAAAAGAGAATTTATCAATAAATAAAGGAGATACCGTATTAATTTATACAGATCATTATAGAAAAGCTTTCAACACTGAAAATTGGGGAAATGGACCTGGAATAACAGCTGAATGTACAAGATGGTTAGGAAATTATGAGATTTCAGCTTTTGGTGTAGAGACGATGTCTCCAGGTGTTCCGAAAGTTTCAAATAAAGAAGTACATTATATCTGCGGAGAAATAGGATTTACTCATTATGAAAACATGATTAATCTCCATAAACTTATTGGGAGAGGAAGATTCCGTTTTATAGCATTACCCTTAAAAATACGTGGTGGCACAGGCTCTCCTGTGAGAGCTGTTGCTATTTTTAATGAATAA
- a CDS encoding acyl-CoA thioesterase produces MNKTYKHVEETRITISELMLPSHANFSGKIHGGYILNLMDQIAFACASKYSSTYCVTASVDTVDFLNPIEVGELVTMKASINYVGRTSMVVGIRVESQHIQSGNVKHCNSSYFTMVAKDDNGKNVPVPGLILNSELEIKRFLKAIKRTEMKKTRQDEFDRDDFIPENYLKDLENYNVKIELNG; encoded by the coding sequence ATGAATAAAACATACAAACACGTAGAAGAAACTAGAATTACAATTTCCGAATTAATGTTACCTTCTCACGCTAACTTTAGTGGAAAAATTCATGGAGGCTACATTCTAAATTTAATGGATCAAATTGCTTTTGCTTGCGCATCTAAATACTCTTCAACATACTGTGTTACTGCTTCAGTAGATACTGTAGATTTTTTAAATCCGATTGAAGTTGGCGAGTTGGTAACCATGAAAGCCTCTATTAACTATGTAGGAAGAACTTCTATGGTCGTAGGAATTAGAGTTGAATCACAACATATTCAATCAGGAAATGTAAAACATTGTAATTCTTCATATTTTACTATGGTTGCAAAAGATGATAATGGAAAAAATGTACCTGTGCCTGGTTTGATTTTAAACAGCGAACTAGAAATAAAACGTTTTTTAAAAGCTATAAAACGCACAGAAATGAAAAAGACAAGACAAGATGAATTTGATAGAGATGATTTTATTCCTGAAAACTATTTAAAAGATTTAGAAAACTACAATGTAAAAATTGAATTAAATGGTTGA
- a CDS encoding 6-phosphogluconate dehydrogenase: MKKILFKILAVILLLAAAYYTFIYFVPYSEGVRSGELIKFSRKGITFKTWEGEISQGISGAQIFSFSVEDKEEKAIKNLQKYQGRYVKLTYKERFGKFFWLGDTKYFITKVEEENSPHFSGLRSKKDE, from the coding sequence ATGAAAAAAATTCTATTCAAAATTCTAGCAGTTATCTTATTGTTAGCGGCAGCTTATTACACTTTCATTTATTTTGTTCCATACAGTGAAGGAGTTCGTTCTGGAGAATTAATAAAATTTAGTAGAAAAGGTATTACGTTTAAAACATGGGAAGGAGAAATTAGTCAAGGGATTTCTGGAGCTCAAATCTTCAGTTTTTCAGTTGAAGATAAAGAAGAAAAGGCTATCAAAAATCTTCAAAAGTATCAAGGTCGATATGTAAAATTAACCTACAAAGAAAGATTTGGAAAGTTTTTTTGGCTTGGCGATACTAAATATTTTATAACTAAAGTAGAAGAAGAAAACTCTCCACACTTTAGTGGTTTAAGATCTAAAAAAGATGAATAA